A genome region from Leifsonia sp. Root112D2 includes the following:
- a CDS encoding ABC transporter substrate-binding protein — MTRFTAGPRAIRRWGVGILAIALGAASLTACSGQQGTSTLDTKAKVQLEVWSGQTDAAEKILESLAKEFEKDHPNVTINMSPGASSTDQLLQKLSAGFAGNQYPDISYAFGSWAGQLEASGRTLDISEQVKKSDVKWNEFTAAARGTAQPTGKKVIGFPAVVDNIGLLYNKTLFDKAGLAYPTNDWTWDDFRAAAKKLTDPANHIYGYGYSVSGSEETTWQFWPHLWQNGGSIISKDQKKAEFASTAGDDALSFLRSMAVDDKSVYLDQTDEKFGQLFVSNRIGMITSGPWELSDLKTGGTKYGVVQLPGTNGDHQTVSGPDIWALFDHKDANRSYWSYQFAEWLTSSAQDARFNVAIGNLPLRTSENSSDAVAKQTAQYPGYDVFVKNSDNVKQARPTSKGYAALSVAIGKAISAVLQGQGEPKASLEKAAQTADAQLSK; from the coding sequence ATGACTCGTTTCACCGCAGGCCCCCGTGCCATACGCCGTTGGGGCGTCGGTATTCTCGCCATCGCCCTCGGCGCAGCATCGCTCACCGCATGCTCCGGCCAGCAGGGCACAAGCACACTTGACACCAAGGCCAAGGTGCAGCTCGAGGTGTGGTCGGGCCAGACCGATGCGGCCGAGAAGATTCTGGAGTCTCTCGCCAAGGAGTTCGAGAAGGACCACCCCAACGTGACCATCAACATGTCGCCGGGTGCCTCTTCGACCGATCAGCTGCTGCAGAAGCTGTCTGCCGGTTTCGCCGGCAACCAGTACCCGGACATCTCGTACGCGTTCGGTTCGTGGGCCGGCCAGCTGGAGGCATCCGGTCGCACGCTCGATATCTCCGAGCAGGTGAAGAAGTCGGATGTGAAGTGGAACGAGTTCACCGCGGCGGCTCGCGGCACCGCCCAGCCGACGGGCAAGAAGGTCATCGGCTTTCCCGCGGTGGTCGACAACATCGGCCTGCTGTACAACAAGACCCTGTTCGACAAGGCAGGCCTCGCGTACCCGACGAATGACTGGACCTGGGACGACTTTCGTGCCGCGGCCAAGAAGCTGACCGACCCGGCCAACCACATCTACGGCTACGGATACTCGGTCTCCGGCAGCGAGGAGACCACCTGGCAGTTCTGGCCTCACCTCTGGCAGAATGGCGGCTCGATCATCTCCAAAGACCAGAAGAAGGCGGAGTTCGCCTCGACTGCCGGTGATGACGCGCTGTCGTTCCTGCGCTCGATGGCGGTCGACGACAAGAGCGTCTACCTCGACCAGACCGATGAGAAGTTCGGCCAGCTGTTCGTCAGCAACCGCATCGGCATGATCACCTCAGGGCCGTGGGAACTCTCCGACCTGAAGACCGGCGGCACGAAGTACGGCGTCGTGCAGCTTCCCGGCACCAACGGCGACCACCAGACCGTCTCGGGGCCCGACATCTGGGCGCTGTTCGACCACAAGGACGCGAACCGCTCGTACTGGTCGTACCAGTTCGCCGAATGGCTCACCTCGTCGGCGCAGGACGCGCGATTCAACGTGGCCATCGGCAACCTGCCGCTGCGCACCTCGGAGAACTCCTCCGACGCCGTCGCCAAGCAGACGGCGCAGTACCCGGGCTACGACGTGTTCGTGAAGAACTCAGACAATGTCAAGCAGGCCCGGCCTACCTCGAAGGGTTACGCCGCACTGTCGGTGGCGATAGGGAAGGCGATCTCCGCGGTGCTGCAGGGTCAGGGTGAGCCGAAGGCCTCGCTCGAGAAGGCCGCGCAGACGGCCGACGCCCAACTGAGTAAGTAG
- a CDS encoding carbohydrate ABC transporter permease, translating into MNDTITDSAPRPATPDASSKRRLRRAAARKSAFTGWGFVAPATIIILGLSIFPAVWAFLLSLQSWDGFSEATFVGGENYAQLITDADFGNAVLNTVGYTVLFVPASVLAGLFLAVALNRRIRLISFYRTAIFVPFVASAASTGILSTYLFSPQFGLVNNVLRVLHLPQQGWLDDPHQAMLVIAIMSLWGSAAFTTVIYLAALQDVPAELIEAARIDGASPWQAFWRVIWPQLAPVTVFVTIWQTIEAVQLFDLVYTTTRGGPLGATQTIVYFLYEKAFHTLQFGYGSAAAYVLFAATLLITIGVVVYSRRKGLEAF; encoded by the coding sequence ATGAATGACACCATCACCGACAGCGCGCCGCGCCCGGCCACACCGGATGCCTCCAGCAAACGCCGACTGCGGCGCGCGGCCGCCCGCAAGTCGGCATTCACGGGCTGGGGCTTCGTCGCCCCGGCAACGATCATCATTCTCGGCCTGTCGATCTTCCCCGCCGTCTGGGCGTTCCTGCTCTCCCTGCAGAGCTGGGACGGCTTCAGCGAGGCCACCTTCGTGGGCGGCGAGAACTACGCCCAACTGATTACGGATGCCGACTTCGGCAACGCCGTGCTCAACACGGTCGGGTACACGGTGCTGTTCGTGCCGGCATCCGTTCTGGCGGGGCTGTTCCTGGCCGTCGCGCTCAACCGCCGCATTCGCCTGATCAGTTTCTACCGCACCGCCATCTTTGTGCCGTTCGTCGCCTCGGCGGCCTCCACGGGCATCCTCTCGACCTATCTCTTCAGCCCACAGTTCGGGCTGGTGAACAACGTGCTGCGGGTGCTGCACCTGCCGCAGCAGGGCTGGCTCGACGACCCGCACCAGGCCATGCTGGTCATTGCGATCATGTCGCTGTGGGGCTCGGCCGCCTTCACGACGGTGATCTATCTGGCGGCCTTGCAGGATGTTCCTGCCGAGCTCATCGAGGCCGCCCGCATCGACGGGGCGAGCCCGTGGCAGGCGTTCTGGCGGGTGATCTGGCCGCAGCTGGCGCCGGTGACCGTGTTCGTCACCATCTGGCAGACGATCGAGGCCGTACAGCTGTTCGACCTCGTGTACACGACGACCCGCGGAGGCCCCCTGGGTGCGACGCAGACCATCGTCTACTTTCTCTACGAGAAGGCGTTTCACACCCTGCAGTTCGGCTACGGGTCGGCAGCGGCGTACGTGCTCTTCGCGGCCACGCTGCTCATCACCATCGGCGTCGTCGTCTACTCGCGACGCAAGGGCTTGGAGGCTTTCTGA
- a CDS encoding carbohydrate ABC transporter permease, translated as MSTDVLSQVVTSSEQVASRSAPPRRRKRGLSGWHFVLLPIAVLFLIPFVQMTLASFSPAKELVAFPPPFIPSHLTIDGYVKLFTQTDILLWLGNTVIVSLTAIVSNIVLCSLAGYGFARLKFAGRNFGFLMILATIMIPTQLLMIPTYILFSKLGLLNGLGAAIVPWLATAFGIFLMRQFFLALPAELEEAGAIDGCNRWQIFFRIVLPLARPALATLAIFTLLGAWNDLVWPLIAINNQQAFTLQLGIANFQGTHQTDWSLIMAGNVVATLPLILFFLFAQKQFIATMTFSGLKG; from the coding sequence ATGAGCACCGACGTTCTCTCCCAGGTGGTCACGTCATCCGAGCAGGTGGCCAGTCGGTCGGCACCGCCGCGTCGCCGCAAGCGCGGCCTGAGCGGATGGCACTTCGTGCTGCTGCCGATAGCAGTGCTGTTTCTCATTCCGTTCGTGCAGATGACGCTCGCGTCGTTCTCGCCGGCGAAGGAATTGGTCGCGTTCCCGCCGCCCTTCATCCCCTCGCATCTGACGATCGACGGCTACGTCAAGCTTTTCACCCAGACCGACATTCTGCTCTGGCTCGGCAACACGGTGATCGTGTCGCTGACCGCCATCGTGTCGAACATCGTGCTGTGCTCGCTGGCCGGCTACGGTTTCGCGCGCCTGAAGTTCGCTGGGCGTAATTTCGGCTTTCTCATGATTCTTGCCACGATCATGATCCCGACCCAGCTGCTGATGATTCCGACGTACATCCTGTTCTCCAAGCTGGGACTGCTGAACGGACTCGGCGCCGCGATAGTGCCCTGGCTGGCCACGGCGTTCGGCATCTTCCTGATGCGCCAGTTCTTTCTCGCCCTGCCCGCCGAGCTCGAGGAGGCCGGTGCGATAGACGGATGCAACCGGTGGCAGATCTTCTTCAGGATCGTGCTGCCGCTGGCCCGCCCGGCACTCGCCACCCTGGCGATCTTCACGCTGCTCGGGGCCTGGAACGACCTGGTCTGGCCGCTCATCGCCATCAACAATCAGCAGGCATTCACCCTGCAGCTCGGCATCGCGAACTTCCAGGGCACGCACCAGACCGACTGGAGCCTCATCATGGCGGGCAACGTGGTGGCCACCCTGCCGCTCATCCTCTTCTTCCTCTTCGCGCAGAAGCAGTTCATCGCGACCATGACGTTCTCGGGCCTGAAGGGCTGA
- a CDS encoding ExeM/NucH family extracellular endonuclease has product MHQKSAPVSAETRRHPLFRLSAIAAIAAGALGLSTLVAAPAFAADVTNTIAQVQGTGDASPLVGKTVTVEGVVTADHTVGGYKGIYIQTQGSGGASDATPGASDAVFVYLNNATTDAAIGDLVRVTGAVSEYFGLTQITASAAGAIEIVTAKVGVPAATPLPDTVRGTDREPFESMLVAPTGTYKLASSHQLYNFGTLWLSAGADPLVKSTETTRPGADANAIAAANRADRLFLDDGYSIQISNKLHTGDQPYFTKNTVVRNGDTVDFPKNPYILSYGFDDWRLQPTVPIDDASSADYKPTFEATNPRPDAAPSVGGDFAVASFNVENYFTTLQSENSLARGAKTAAQFAIQKSKTVAAINALGANIVTLEEIENAVHFGLPVDTSLADLVDGLNAAAGSDVWAYVPTPAPLRDAVATTDVIMTAIIYKKAAVTPVGDSKTVIDETVWSNAREPIAQTFTDGGKTLTVVSNHFKSKGGGTGDEPADGQGFFNADRVAQAKSVLGFVSQLKASSGSNNVLLLGDFNAYSKEDPIDVFTQAGMVDLVPAKTKGQYTYSFDGEVGDLDHAIATPELAKSVAGAGVWDINAPEWSDRGYAFGAAEAGTPFRASDHNPIKIGITEKDAPVAIDVLSINDFHGRLEAGGASGGAAVLAGAVDKYRAANPNTLFVSAGDNIGASTFTSFIQQDKPTLDALNAMKLDVTALGNHEFDKGVSDIKDRVIPDSTFPYLAANVFDKATGKPEFDQYFVKTVDGVRIGFIGAVTNQLPSLVTPAGIANVDIKDVTASVNTVADQLRDGDPANGEADVTMLLVHDGAATPALTDSTGDSEFGDIVNGVDANVDAIISAHTHQLYNHEIAIPGTDRTRPVLQSAKYGEDFGHTSLTVDPQTKKLLTIKSEVLPLNDASGKALYPADAAVAQIVTDAVAVAKVEGAKKVGDITADFNRARQSDGSENRGGESTLGNFVADVQLWAAKDKGAEIAFMNPGGLRADLPYASSGAGDPDGNVTYQEAAGIQPFANTLVTETLTGAQIKQVLEEQWQPAGSSRPFLKLGASASLTYTYDPSAAAGSHITHVYLNGKEVADGDSHTVVVNSFLASGGDNFATLGKGSGQADTGKVDLQAMVDYFVANPTASPDYAQRAVGVKLSAPADGKAYAAGEKVTASLSSLLFSAGEPAATSVELKIGDTVVGSGTIDPAIVDTTDEVGRASVEATIPAGLTGAQQLTIAVAGTGTSIAVPITIADATPPVEKAASVTVGLPSKLFANHNSTLHYTVNVFAAKGATATGTVTIFDGKKAIATVNLTAKDKGHAKVKLPKLSRGVHVLSASYAGSNTVKSSKALPLPVVLW; this is encoded by the coding sequence ATGCATCAGAAGTCCGCGCCCGTCTCGGCTGAGACCCGGCGCCACCCACTCTTCAGGCTCAGTGCTATCGCCGCCATCGCGGCGGGGGCACTGGGCCTTTCCACTCTCGTGGCGGCGCCCGCGTTCGCGGCCGATGTCACGAACACCATCGCCCAGGTGCAGGGCACCGGCGATGCGAGCCCTCTCGTCGGCAAGACCGTCACGGTCGAGGGTGTCGTCACCGCCGACCACACCGTGGGCGGCTACAAGGGCATCTACATTCAGACGCAGGGATCGGGAGGGGCCTCGGATGCCACGCCCGGGGCATCCGACGCCGTCTTCGTCTATCTGAACAACGCCACGACGGATGCCGCGATCGGCGACCTCGTGCGGGTCACCGGAGCGGTCAGCGAGTACTTCGGGCTCACGCAGATCACCGCATCGGCAGCCGGCGCGATCGAGATCGTCACCGCCAAGGTGGGCGTTCCCGCAGCGACGCCGCTGCCCGACACCGTGCGCGGCACCGACCGCGAGCCGTTCGAGAGCATGCTCGTCGCGCCCACCGGCACCTACAAGCTGGCCTCGAGTCACCAGCTCTACAACTTCGGCACGCTCTGGCTCTCCGCCGGTGCGGACCCGCTGGTCAAGAGCACCGAGACCACGCGCCCCGGCGCCGACGCGAATGCGATAGCCGCCGCGAACCGGGCAGATCGCCTCTTCCTCGACGACGGCTACAGCATCCAGATCTCCAACAAGCTGCACACGGGAGACCAGCCGTATTTCACGAAGAACACCGTCGTGCGCAACGGCGACACGGTCGACTTCCCCAAGAACCCGTACATCCTCTCCTACGGCTTCGACGACTGGCGGCTGCAGCCGACCGTGCCCATCGACGACGCGAGCTCGGCCGACTACAAGCCCACCTTCGAGGCGACGAACCCACGCCCGGATGCCGCGCCGAGCGTCGGCGGCGACTTCGCCGTGGCCTCCTTCAACGTGGAGAACTACTTCACCACGCTGCAGAGCGAGAACTCGCTCGCCCGCGGCGCGAAGACGGCCGCCCAATTCGCGATTCAGAAGTCGAAGACCGTCGCGGCCATCAACGCCCTCGGCGCGAACATCGTGACGCTCGAAGAGATCGAGAACGCCGTGCACTTCGGCCTGCCGGTGGACACCTCACTCGCCGACCTTGTCGACGGCCTCAACGCCGCCGCCGGTTCGGATGTCTGGGCCTACGTGCCCACCCCGGCCCCGTTGCGTGACGCGGTCGCCACCACCGACGTGATCATGACGGCGATCATCTACAAGAAGGCGGCGGTCACCCCCGTTGGCGACAGCAAGACCGTCATCGACGAGACCGTGTGGAGCAACGCCCGCGAACCCATCGCGCAGACCTTCACCGACGGCGGCAAGACCCTCACGGTGGTCTCCAACCACTTCAAGTCCAAGGGCGGCGGAACCGGTGACGAGCCGGCCGACGGCCAGGGCTTCTTCAACGCCGACCGGGTGGCGCAGGCGAAGTCGGTGCTGGGCTTCGTCAGCCAGCTGAAGGCATCCAGCGGCAGTAATAATGTGCTGCTGCTCGGCGACTTCAACGCCTACTCCAAGGAAGACCCGATCGACGTGTTCACCCAGGCCGGCATGGTCGACCTGGTGCCCGCGAAGACGAAGGGCCAGTACACCTACAGCTTCGACGGCGAAGTCGGCGACCTCGACCACGCCATAGCGACGCCCGAGTTGGCGAAGTCGGTCGCGGGCGCCGGGGTGTGGGACATCAACGCACCCGAGTGGTCCGATCGCGGCTACGCCTTCGGTGCGGCCGAGGCCGGCACGCCGTTCCGCGCCAGCGACCACAACCCGATCAAGATCGGTATCACCGAGAAGGATGCCCCCGTCGCCATCGACGTGCTGTCGATCAACGACTTCCACGGGCGTCTCGAGGCGGGCGGGGCATCCGGCGGTGCAGCGGTGCTCGCGGGCGCCGTCGACAAATACCGTGCAGCCAACCCGAACACGCTGTTCGTGTCGGCCGGCGACAACATCGGCGCCTCCACCTTCACCTCATTCATTCAGCAGGACAAGCCCACGCTCGACGCGCTGAATGCCATGAAGCTCGACGTGACGGCGCTCGGCAACCACGAGTTCGATAAGGGCGTGAGTGACATCAAGGATCGCGTCATTCCCGACTCGACGTTCCCGTACCTGGCTGCCAACGTCTTCGACAAGGCGACGGGCAAGCCCGAGTTCGACCAGTATTTCGTCAAGACGGTCGACGGCGTGCGCATCGGCTTCATCGGCGCCGTCACCAACCAGCTGCCGTCACTTGTGACGCCTGCAGGAATCGCGAACGTCGACATCAAGGACGTCACGGCCTCGGTCAACACGGTCGCCGATCAGCTACGCGACGGCGACCCGGCGAACGGCGAAGCGGATGTGACGATGCTGCTCGTGCACGACGGCGCGGCAACCCCGGCGCTCACCGACTCCACCGGCGACTCCGAGTTCGGCGACATCGTGAACGGTGTCGACGCCAATGTGGATGCCATCATCTCGGCACACACGCACCAGCTGTACAACCACGAGATCGCCATTCCGGGAACGGACCGCACCCGGCCCGTTCTGCAGTCGGCCAAGTACGGCGAGGATTTCGGTCACACGAGCCTCACGGTCGACCCGCAGACGAAGAAGCTGCTCACCATTAAGAGCGAGGTGCTGCCGCTGAACGACGCGAGTGGCAAGGCGCTGTACCCGGCCGATGCGGCCGTGGCGCAGATCGTGACCGACGCGGTTGCCGTGGCGAAGGTGGAGGGTGCCAAGAAGGTCGGCGACATCACGGCCGACTTCAACCGGGCCCGGCAGAGCGACGGCTCGGAGAACCGGGGCGGCGAGTCCACCCTGGGCAACTTCGTGGCCGATGTGCAGCTGTGGGCCGCCAAAGACAAGGGCGCAGAGATCGCGTTCATGAACCCCGGCGGCCTGCGTGCCGACCTGCCGTACGCATCCAGCGGTGCGGGAGACCCTGACGGCAACGTGACGTACCAGGAGGCGGCGGGCATCCAGCCGTTCGCCAACACCCTGGTCACCGAGACGCTGACCGGGGCGCAAATCAAGCAGGTGCTCGAGGAGCAGTGGCAGCCCGCCGGATCGAGCCGGCCGTTCCTCAAGCTGGGCGCATCCGCTTCGCTGACGTACACGTATGACCCGAGTGCGGCTGCCGGATCGCACATCACGCACGTGTATCTGAACGGTAAAGAGGTCGCCGACGGCGACAGCCACACCGTGGTGGTCAACTCGTTCCTGGCTTCGGGCGGCGACAACTTCGCCACCCTGGGCAAGGGATCGGGCCAGGCCGACACCGGCAAGGTCGACCTGCAGGCGATGGTCGACTACTTCGTGGCGAACCCGACGGCCAGCCCCGACTACGCGCAGCGCGCGGTCGGTGTGAAACTGTCGGCCCCGGCTGACGGCAAAGCCTATGCCGCCGGCGAGAAGGTGACGGCGTCGCTCTCCTCACTGTTGTTCAGCGCCGGGGAGCCGGCCGCCACCTCGGTCGAGCTGAAGATCGGCGACACGGTCGTCGGCTCGGGCACCATCGACCCGGCTATCGTCGACACGACCGACGAGGTGGGGCGCGCGAGCGTCGAGGCCACGATTCCCGCCGGGCTCACGGGCGCGCAGCAGCTGACAATTGCGGTTGCCGGCACGGGCACGTCGATCGCAGTGCCGATCACGATTGCGGATGCGACGCCTCCGGTCGAGAAGGCCGCCAGCGTCACCGTGGGCCTGCCGAGCAAGCTGTTCGCCAACCACAACTCGACGCTGCACTACACGGTGAACGTCTTCGCCGCGAAGGGCGCGACGGCCACGGGAACTGTCACCATCTTCGACGGTAAGAAGGCCATCGCCACGGTGAACCTGACCGCGAAAGACAAGGGTCACGCCAAGGTGAAGCTGCCGAAGCTCTCGCGCGGGGTGCACGTGCTGAGCGCGAGCTACGCGGGCAGCAACACCGTGAAGTCATCGAAGGCGCTGCCGCTGCCGGTCGTGCTCTGGTAG
- a CDS encoding cytochrome c oxidase assembly protein has translation MAITDEVETTQTTPPEFRMPQLSVITLVFALCVPAAVALTLLGMAFTGAFSTGTALYNPGDLVTYGLPIVRTIHDIAAAATVGLLVLAATVLPGQTKRHGEVGHSQWKAVRWAAIAGIVWFVAAVIVIILSGIQISGVPVGDPLFASTFRTFLINVALGQSLVVSALCILVAVIIALVARRLTTVGFAAGFALFALLPLALSGHAAGSLEHDNAVNSLAIHLVGVTVWVGGLAGILVLRRTINKGFGTAVARYSALAAWAFGAVAFSGIVNSALRLGTFADLLAPYGLLIVAKASILIVLGLFGAFQRKRIIPSLRADPMNRRLFLRFATAEVVFMALAIGISVGLAKSPPPVSQAPLTGNFARDGLLGFTYPPPVNFARMFTTFHWDWMWLGLIVVMAAWYVASVIILRRRGDRWPIYRVIAWLAGCVVLVWVTSGGAFVYGLIHFSSHMVQHMGLMMFAPPLLVLGGPILLALRTLPTRHDGSRGIREWMLLLTHSRFLAFLARPAVAGIIFAGSLIAFYYSPAFQWAEQDHVGHVFMMFHFLASGYLFFWVFIGVDPGPKRPSYPMLLITLLATLAFHAFFGVALMESSDVLALDWWRALGQTNVAALLADQHAGGGIAWGASEIPMVLVALGVAYRWMKSDERTAKRLDRQADRDGDADLTAYNARLQKMADREESAG, from the coding sequence ATGGCGATAACAGACGAGGTCGAGACGACGCAGACCACGCCGCCCGAGTTTCGCATGCCACAGCTGAGCGTCATCACGCTCGTGTTCGCGCTGTGTGTGCCTGCGGCGGTTGCGCTCACCCTGCTGGGCATGGCCTTCACGGGCGCGTTCTCGACGGGAACGGCGCTGTACAACCCGGGCGATCTGGTGACCTACGGGCTGCCGATCGTGCGCACCATTCACGACATCGCGGCCGCCGCGACGGTGGGCCTGCTCGTGCTCGCCGCCACGGTGCTGCCGGGCCAGACGAAGCGGCACGGCGAGGTAGGCCATTCCCAGTGGAAGGCTGTGCGCTGGGCGGCAATCGCCGGCATCGTGTGGTTCGTCGCCGCGGTCATCGTGATCATTCTCAGCGGCATCCAGATCTCGGGCGTGCCGGTCGGCGACCCGCTGTTCGCCAGCACCTTCCGCACGTTTCTGATCAACGTGGCGCTCGGTCAGTCGCTCGTGGTCTCGGCCCTGTGCATTCTGGTCGCCGTGATTATCGCGCTCGTCGCCCGCCGGCTCACCACCGTCGGTTTCGCCGCAGGCTTCGCGCTCTTCGCGCTGCTGCCGCTTGCCCTCTCGGGGCACGCGGCGGGCTCGCTCGAGCACGACAACGCGGTGAACAGCCTGGCCATCCATCTCGTGGGCGTGACCGTGTGGGTCGGCGGGCTCGCCGGCATCCTGGTGCTGCGGCGCACCATCAACAAAGGCTTCGGCACCGCCGTCGCACGCTATTCGGCTCTCGCCGCCTGGGCGTTCGGAGCCGTGGCCTTCTCCGGCATCGTCAACTCGGCGCTGCGACTGGGCACCTTCGCCGATCTGCTTGCGCCGTACGGCCTGCTCATCGTGGCGAAGGCATCCATTCTGATCGTGCTCGGGCTGTTCGGCGCTTTCCAGCGCAAACGCATCATTCCTTCTTTGCGTGCCGACCCGATGAATCGCAGGCTGTTCCTGCGCTTCGCCACCGCCGAGGTGGTCTTCATGGCCCTCGCCATCGGCATCTCGGTGGGGTTGGCCAAGAGTCCTCCCCCGGTTTCGCAGGCGCCACTGACGGGCAATTTCGCGCGCGACGGCCTGCTTGGCTTCACGTATCCGCCGCCCGTGAATTTCGCGCGCATGTTCACGACATTCCACTGGGACTGGATGTGGCTGGGCCTCATCGTCGTGATGGCAGCCTGGTACGTGGCATCCGTCATCATTCTGCGACGGCGCGGCGACCGCTGGCCGATCTACCGCGTGATCGCCTGGCTTGCCGGATGCGTTGTGCTGGTCTGGGTGACCAGCGGCGGCGCCTTCGTCTACGGGCTCATCCATTTCTCCAGCCACATGGTTCAGCACATGGGCTTGATGATGTTCGCCCCGCCGTTGCTGGTGCTCGGCGGGCCGATTCTGCTGGCGCTGCGCACGCTGCCGACCAGGCACGACGGCAGCAGGGGCATCCGTGAATGGATGCTGCTGCTCACGCATTCGCGCTTTCTCGCGTTTCTTGCGCGGCCGGCCGTCGCTGGCATCATCTTCGCGGGCAGCCTCATCGCCTTCTACTACTCGCCAGCGTTCCAGTGGGCCGAGCAGGACCACGTGGGCCACGTGTTCATGATGTTCCACTTTTTGGCGTCGGGTTACCTGTTCTTCTGGGTGTTCATCGGGGTGGATCCGGGGCCGAAGCGGCCGTCGTATCCGATGCTGCTCATCACGCTGCTGGCCACGCTCGCCTTTCACGCCTTCTTCGGGGTGGCGCTCATGGAGAGCAGCGACGTGCTGGCCCTCGACTGGTGGCGCGCACTCGGGCAGACCAACGTCGCGGCGCTGCTGGCCGATCAACATGCCGGTGGCGGCATAGCCTGGGGCGCCAGCGAGATACCCATGGTGCTCGTGGCGCTGGGCGTGGCCTACCGCTGGATGAAGTCAGACGAGCGCACCGCCAAACGGCTCGACCGCCAAGCCGACCGCGACGGTGATGCCGACCTCACCGCGTACAACGCCCGCCTGCAGAAGATGGCCGACCGGGAAGAGTCCGCTGGTTGA
- a CDS encoding copper resistance CopC family protein, translating to MSGPAPTARHATRGRLLASLAALAFAGALALAPASAASAHDYLVDSSPAAGSTVSTPLHSVSLTFDDIVLDLSGNGTSSIVQVTGPDAAARHFETACASTEGRVVTVPVALGAPGTYTVEWQIVSADGHTVSSQSSKSLQFSYEPPAGTAEAKGSASRPACGAGASGTSKATAAPASGTTANDGNLGIVVGIAGGIVALAVIAIVVVLVTARRRPKDARPWHPDEE from the coding sequence GTGTCGGGGCCAGCCCCAACCGCTCGCCACGCCACACGCGGCAGGCTTCTCGCGAGCCTCGCCGCGCTGGCGTTCGCCGGTGCGCTCGCGCTGGCCCCGGCATCCGCCGCCTCGGCGCACGACTACCTCGTCGACAGCTCGCCCGCGGCCGGCAGCACCGTGAGCACGCCGCTGCACAGCGTGTCGCTCACCTTCGACGACATCGTGCTCGACCTGTCGGGCAACGGCACCTCCTCCATCGTGCAGGTCACCGGTCCGGATGCCGCGGCCCGGCACTTCGAGACCGCCTGCGCCAGCACGGAGGGTCGCGTTGTCACCGTGCCCGTCGCGCTCGGCGCACCGGGAACATATACGGTCGAGTGGCAGATCGTGTCTGCGGACGGTCACACCGTTTCGAGCCAGAGCTCGAAGTCCCTCCAGTTCAGCTATGAGCCTCCGGCCGGAACTGCCGAGGCGAAGGGCAGCGCGAGCCGACCCGCGTGCGGGGCGGGCGCATCCGGAACCTCGAAGGCCACCGCCGCGCCGGCATCGGGAACGACGGCGAATGACGGCAACCTCGGAATCGTCGTCGGCATTGCCGGAGGCATCGTCGCTCTCGCCGTGATAGCGATCGTGGTCGTGCTGGTGACGGCCCGGCGGCGACCGAAGGATGCCCGGCCGTGGCATCCGGATGAGGAATGA
- a CDS encoding YcnI family copper-binding membrane protein → MRKTTIARAAVALGAATALALAAPLAASAHVRVNPDAAAAGSYATLTFKVPTESATAGTVKLEVDLPTDTPFSSVSYQPVPGWSTQVVTEKLAKPVKTATATITEAATKVIWTAEKGVQIAPSQFQQFTISAGPVPDTGSVLLPAHQTYSDGTVVDWDQKTPASGKEPEHPAPTLYINDTPPSADASGGASTAPSVTATPGTSGTSGMSATSATSATDGVAIGLGIGGIALGAIALVVAVFALTRRRASGASAASTAPRNPEGK, encoded by the coding sequence ATGCGCAAGACAACCATCGCCCGCGCGGCCGTCGCCCTCGGCGCCGCCACCGCGCTCGCCCTGGCCGCCCCGCTCGCCGCGAGCGCCCACGTTCGGGTCAATCCCGATGCGGCCGCGGCCGGCAGCTACGCCACCCTCACCTTCAAGGTGCCGACCGAGTCAGCAACCGCCGGCACCGTGAAGCTCGAGGTGGACCTGCCGACGGACACCCCGTTCAGCTCGGTTTCGTACCAGCCGGTACCGGGCTGGAGCACCCAGGTGGTCACCGAGAAACTCGCCAAGCCGGTGAAGACGGCGACCGCGACCATCACGGAGGCCGCGACGAAGGTGATCTGGACCGCCGAGAAGGGCGTGCAGATCGCCCCATCGCAGTTCCAGCAGTTCACTATCTCGGCCGGTCCGGTTCCCGACACGGGAAGCGTCCTGCTGCCCGCGCACCAGACGTACTCCGACGGAACCGTCGTGGACTGGGACCAGAAGACGCCCGCCTCGGGTAAGGAGCCGGAGCACCCGGCACCGACGCTGTACATCAATGACACGCCGCCGAGCGCGGATGCGTCGGGCGGGGCGAGCACGGCGCCGAGCGTGACGGCTACGCCGGGCACCTCAGGCACGTCGGGCATGTCGGCCACGTCGGCAACCTCGGCCACCGATGGCGTCGCGATCGGGCTCGGCATCGGCGGGATCGCGCTCGGCGCGATTGCCCTCGTCGTCGCGGTATTCGCGCTCACGCGTCGACGCGCATCCGGAGCCTCCGCGGCATCCACGGCGCCGCGCAACCCGGAAGGCAAGTAG